In one window of Zhongshania aliphaticivorans DNA:
- a CDS encoding urea amidolyase associated protein UAAP1: MQHYETEIPVGGHWSLEMKRGTQLTLRDVDGNGNAGMLFFNPRNLLERYNAPDTLKCQHTFKLSKGHCLYSDMGRIFASVIEDDHGWHDTVCGNSHAAHVAEQWGARNYQRDRNQWHQNGYDAFLTEFSKYGLSAPDMAANINWFSKVITDADGNLSLGSKRSGAAKSVSLRFEMDTLVVMHACPHPLCSDEAYPRYRIGIELGLASPLTDDDVCLNHCDENRRGFKNNALYHFGG, from the coding sequence ATGCAACACTACGAAACGGAAATCCCAGTTGGTGGCCACTGGTCACTAGAAATGAAACGCGGTACCCAATTAACCTTGCGAGATGTAGATGGTAACGGCAATGCCGGTATGCTGTTTTTTAATCCCCGCAATTTGTTGGAGCGCTATAACGCACCAGACACCCTGAAATGCCAGCATACCTTTAAGTTGAGTAAAGGCCATTGTCTCTACTCTGATATGGGGCGTATTTTTGCCTCAGTGATTGAAGATGATCACGGCTGGCACGACACCGTCTGTGGAAACAGTCATGCCGCCCATGTTGCCGAGCAATGGGGTGCACGAAACTACCAGCGGGATAGAAATCAGTGGCATCAAAATGGTTACGATGCCTTTCTTACTGAATTTTCTAAATATGGTTTAAGTGCTCCGGATATGGCCGCCAATATTAACTGGTTTAGTAAGGTGATAACGGATGCCGACGGGAATCTCTCTCTTGGGTCAAAGCGTAGCGGTGCCGCTAAGTCCGTTAGCCTGCGTTTTGAAATGGATACCTTGGTTGTTATGCACGCTTGTCCGCATCCTTTGTGCAGCGATGAGGCCTACCCTCGTTATCGCATTGGCATAGAGTTGGGTCTTGCCTCACCACTGACGGATGACGATGTGTGTCTTAATCACTGCGACGAAAACCGTCGTGGTTTTAAAAATAACGCGTTATACCATTTTGGTGGCTAA
- a CDS encoding ABC transporter ATP-binding protein yields the protein MIEINNVWKRYGDNVILENISATVKEGEFITLVGASGCGKSTFLKMLLGTDTASQGDILLDGKPIPSEPDAERGVVFQQYSVFPHLSVLDNVVIARAFEKTKIGFLWGSAKKAARTEAAELLDIVGLGHMQNRYPDELSGGMRQRLAIAQALILKPRILLLDEPFGALDPGIRADMHDLVLDLWRKHKLTVFMVTHDLKEGFHLGTRLWVFDKRRVDLQAPNAYGAGITYDLPVGVCEPELLDEIDSSLMVKN from the coding sequence ATGATTGAAATAAATAATGTATGGAAGCGTTATGGTGACAACGTCATTTTAGAAAATATTTCTGCCACTGTTAAAGAAGGTGAATTTATTACCTTGGTTGGTGCCTCAGGTTGCGGAAAAAGTACTTTTTTAAAAATGCTGTTGGGAACAGATACTGCCTCGCAAGGAGATATCTTGTTAGATGGTAAGCCTATTCCCTCTGAACCTGATGCTGAGCGCGGAGTTGTGTTTCAGCAATACTCGGTGTTCCCTCATCTTAGCGTATTAGACAATGTCGTTATTGCCAGAGCATTTGAAAAAACCAAAATAGGTTTCTTGTGGGGAAGCGCCAAAAAAGCAGCGCGCACCGAAGCCGCTGAGTTGCTGGATATTGTCGGCCTTGGTCATATGCAGAACCGCTATCCTGACGAGCTATCTGGCGGTATGCGGCAGCGCTTGGCAATTGCGCAAGCATTAATTTTAAAACCCAGAATATTATTATTAGATGAGCCGTTTGGCGCTTTAGATCCAGGCATTAGGGCAGATATGCATGACCTAGTTTTGGATTTATGGCGCAAGCATAAGCTCACTGTATTTATGGTCACTCACGATTTGAAAGAGGGCTTTCATTTAGGCACTCGGCTGTGGGTATTTGATAAACGTCGAGTCGATCTTCAGGCGCCAAATGCATACGGTGCAGGTATTACCTATGACCTGCCTGTTGGGGTTTGTGAACCTGAACTACTCGATGAAATTGATAGTAGCCTAATGGTTAAGAATTAG
- a CDS encoding urea amidolyase associated protein UAAP2, giving the protein MIKESTLSVDTAMLREELGAGDYYLGKVTAGQTFRILDIEGNQAADTLFYCADNIAERYSATDTIREQGNVYLTAGSVLRSNENRAMLEIVADTCGRHDTLGGACATESNTVRYDLEKRCMHACRDSWMLAIAEKPEYGLSKRDISHNINFFMNVPITEAGGLTFADGISAAGKYVELKALVDVYVLISNCPQLNNPCNAYNPTPIEYLVWDAA; this is encoded by the coding sequence ATGATTAAAGAAAGTACGCTGTCAGTAGATACGGCAATGCTACGAGAAGAGCTTGGTGCTGGTGATTATTATTTGGGTAAAGTGACTGCGGGTCAGACCTTTAGAATACTCGATATTGAGGGTAATCAGGCGGCAGACACCTTGTTTTACTGTGCAGATAATATTGCCGAGCGCTACAGCGCAACCGATACGATTAGAGAGCAGGGCAATGTTTATTTGACCGCCGGTTCGGTGTTGCGCAGTAATGAAAATCGAGCAATGTTAGAAATCGTCGCAGATACCTGTGGTCGCCATGACACCTTGGGTGGCGCCTGTGCAACAGAGAGTAATACTGTGCGCTACGATTTAGAAAAACGCTGCATGCATGCTTGCCGAGATAGTTGGATGCTGGCCATTGCAGAGAAGCCTGAATACGGTTTGAGTAAGCGCGATATTAGTCACAATATTAATTTCTTTATGAACGTTCCGATTACCGAAGCAGGTGGATTGACTTTTGCTGACGGCATATCGGCGGCAGGAAAATACGTTGAGCTAAAAGCCTTGGTCGATGTTTACGTATTAATTTCTAATTGCCCTCAACTTAATAATCCCTGTAATGCTTACAACCCTACACCGATAGAATACTTGGTATGGGATGCGGCGTAA
- the uca gene encoding urea carboxylase, whose translation MFQKVLIANRGAIATRIIRTLKQFNITAVAVYAEADARSLHVRDADEAYSLGDGGAADTYLNIEKILEIASRCGAEAIHPGYGFLSENASFVSDCEAAGIAFVGPTAKHMLDFGLKHKAREIAESVGVPLPPGTGLLTDLSSAVEHAAIIGYPLMLKSTAGGGGIGMEICHSEADLRNAYDKVKKLGGNNFSNDGVFIEKFIARARHIEVQVFGDGYGQVVAIGERDCSAQRRNQKVVEECPAPNLPDSVRHLLYTQAEDLLSAVSYRNAGTVEFIYDQDSREFYFLEVNTRLQVEHGVTEAVWGIDLVAWMLMLASGDLPDLAELRKKLVPNGHAVQVRVYAEDPYRQFQPCAGLLSKVAFPTAKGLRIDHWLDSGIEVSPYFDPMLAKVIFHAPERNAALKGVIAALDETELYGIVSNRDYLRALLHDPLLKEGLVTTRYLNDFVWQPHRIDVLQAGTQTTVQDYPGRSGYWDVGVPPSGPFDNYSFRLVNRLLGNDADAAGLEITLQGPSLQFSEATDVVIGGAEIPVTLCSSVADSNPISIAPWQVIHIEAGQILQFGRINQGARAYLAVAGGIQCPAYLGSRSTFTLGQFGGHSGRALRVGDVLSLSDTVATPQVLPEQLLPQISNEWTLRVIYGPHGAPDFFTEPDIEAFFSASWEVHYNSSRTGVRLIGPKPKWARDSGGEAGMHPSNIHDNAYAFGTVDFTGDMPVILGPDGPSLGGFVCPATVITADLWKLGQLRAGDKLRFEAVTVEDAVSAEQAQQACISSLSGTLPSSLPLKALPSPIVQRLSADEVGDEVVYRVAGDHFLLVEYGPQELDIRLRFRAHALMQYLQKNPIAGVREMTPGIRSLQLHYDSQVISLPALLEILSAAERQLATQLEQLSVPSRTVYLPLSWDDEACRQAIVKYQQSVRENAPWCPSNLEFIRRINGVESIDTVKEIVFDASYLVMGLGDVYLGAPVATPVDPRHRLVTTKYNPARTWTAENSVGIGGSYLCVYGMEGPGGYQFIGRTLQMWNRYRRTTEFTEPYLLRFFDQIRFYEVSQDELLKIRNDFPLGKYPLRIEEGTFSLAAYQQMLQEKEPEITAHTAKREQAFAEELARWHADGQFHYEAPEIDDNVDVVTLQEGEVPVDSSVAGSVWQLLVKEGDLVEAGQALLLLESMKMEIAVFAPQAGRVKKLLLREGARVSAGQSVLILEDIA comes from the coding sequence ATGTTTCAGAAAGTATTGATTGCAAACCGTGGTGCCATTGCCACCCGGATTATTCGCACCCTTAAGCAGTTCAATATCACTGCCGTGGCCGTGTATGCCGAAGCGGATGCCCGCAGCTTGCATGTGCGTGACGCCGATGAGGCCTACAGCTTAGGTGACGGCGGTGCGGCGGATACCTATCTTAATATTGAAAAAATATTAGAAATTGCCTCACGTTGTGGTGCTGAAGCCATTCACCCCGGTTACGGATTCCTCAGTGAAAATGCGTCTTTTGTCAGTGATTGTGAAGCTGCTGGAATTGCCTTTGTCGGTCCCACGGCCAAGCATATGCTGGATTTTGGCCTAAAGCACAAAGCCAGAGAAATTGCCGAATCTGTTGGCGTACCCTTACCTCCGGGAACTGGCCTATTAACGGATTTAAGCAGTGCTGTTGAACATGCAGCAATTATTGGTTATCCGTTAATGTTAAAAAGCACTGCTGGTGGCGGCGGCATTGGCATGGAGATTTGTCATAGTGAAGCCGACCTTCGCAATGCGTATGACAAAGTTAAAAAATTAGGCGGCAATAATTTTTCTAACGACGGTGTTTTTATCGAAAAATTTATTGCTCGGGCAAGACATATAGAAGTTCAGGTTTTTGGTGATGGCTATGGTCAAGTGGTAGCCATTGGCGAGCGAGATTGCTCCGCCCAGCGTCGTAATCAGAAAGTGGTTGAAGAGTGCCCTGCCCCTAATTTACCTGATTCGGTCCGCCACTTACTGTATACCCAAGCTGAGGATTTGCTTTCTGCTGTCAGCTACCGCAACGCCGGTACCGTAGAGTTTATATACGACCAAGATAGCCGTGAGTTTTATTTCTTAGAAGTAAATACCCGTTTGCAAGTTGAGCATGGTGTTACCGAAGCGGTGTGGGGTATCGACTTGGTGGCATGGATGTTAATGCTAGCCAGTGGCGATTTACCCGATTTGGCAGAGCTGCGTAAAAAATTAGTTCCCAATGGGCATGCCGTGCAAGTGCGTGTTTATGCCGAAGATCCCTATCGTCAGTTCCAGCCCTGTGCGGGTTTGTTGAGTAAAGTGGCGTTTCCAACAGCAAAAGGCTTACGTATTGATCATTGGTTAGACAGCGGCATTGAAGTGTCTCCATATTTTGACCCGATGCTGGCAAAAGTTATTTTCCATGCTCCCGAGCGTAATGCAGCCTTAAAAGGTGTGATTGCGGCGCTGGATGAAACCGAACTGTACGGGATTGTCAGCAACCGCGATTATTTGCGGGCATTACTGCATGACCCATTATTGAAAGAGGGTCTGGTCACCACGCGCTACTTAAATGATTTTGTGTGGCAGCCTCACCGCATTGATGTCTTACAAGCAGGTACGCAAACGACGGTGCAAGATTATCCTGGCCGTAGCGGATATTGGGATGTTGGGGTGCCGCCTTCTGGTCCCTTTGATAATTATTCTTTTCGTCTGGTAAACCGCTTATTGGGCAATGACGCCGATGCCGCTGGCTTAGAAATTACCCTGCAAGGGCCAAGCTTGCAATTTAGCGAGGCCACAGATGTTGTCATTGGCGGTGCTGAAATCCCCGTCACCCTTTGCAGCAGTGTCGCAGACAGCAACCCCATTTCCATTGCGCCTTGGCAAGTGATTCATATTGAAGCAGGTCAAATACTTCAATTTGGTCGAATAAACCAGGGCGCTAGAGCCTATTTGGCCGTTGCGGGTGGGATTCAATGTCCCGCGTATTTAGGCTCAAGATCGACGTTTACCCTTGGTCAATTTGGTGGCCATAGCGGTCGTGCATTACGGGTGGGTGATGTGCTGTCATTAAGTGACACAGTTGCCACACCGCAGGTGCTTCCCGAACAACTTCTGCCGCAAATCAGTAATGAGTGGACCTTGCGGGTAATCTACGGCCCCCATGGCGCACCAGACTTTTTTACCGAGCCAGATATTGAGGCGTTCTTTTCGGCGAGCTGGGAAGTACATTACAACTCTAGTCGTACCGGAGTTCGACTTATAGGTCCAAAACCTAAATGGGCGCGGGATAGTGGTGGCGAGGCGGGGATGCACCCGTCAAATATTCACGACAATGCCTATGCTTTTGGCACCGTGGATTTTACCGGCGACATGCCGGTTATTCTCGGTCCCGATGGTCCGTCCTTGGGTGGGTTTGTGTGTCCGGCAACCGTCATCACCGCAGACCTTTGGAAGCTTGGTCAGTTACGGGCAGGTGATAAATTGCGCTTTGAAGCCGTCACGGTGGAAGATGCCGTAAGCGCTGAACAAGCACAGCAAGCCTGTATTAGCTCTTTGAGTGGCACGCTGCCCAGTTCCTTACCATTAAAGGCCTTACCCTCTCCGATTGTTCAGCGCTTAAGTGCCGATGAAGTCGGGGATGAAGTTGTCTACCGAGTAGCCGGTGATCATTTTTTACTGGTCGAATACGGGCCGCAGGAATTGGATATTCGTCTGCGATTTAGGGCGCACGCCCTAATGCAATATTTGCAGAAAAATCCCATTGCTGGTGTGCGAGAGATGACACCAGGCATTCGCTCTCTGCAGTTACATTACGACTCCCAAGTTATTTCCTTGCCAGCATTGCTAGAAATATTAAGTGCCGCTGAGCGTCAACTCGCTACCCAGTTAGAGCAACTCAGTGTGCCGTCTCGCACGGTGTATTTGCCCCTGAGCTGGGACGACGAAGCGTGTCGCCAAGCCATAGTGAAATACCAGCAATCGGTACGCGAAAATGCGCCTTGGTGCCCAAGTAATCTTGAATTTATTCGCCGCATCAACGGCGTAGAAAGTATCGACACCGTGAAAGAGATTGTCTTTGATGCCTCGTATTTGGTGATGGGCTTGGGGGATGTGTATTTGGGCGCGCCGGTGGCAACGCCAGTTGACCCGCGACATCGCTTGGTGACCACCAAATACAATCCGGCGCGTACTTGGACCGCAGAGAATTCCGTCGGCATTGGCGGCTCATATCTCTGTGTTTACGGTATGGAGGGGCCAGGTGGTTATCAGTTTATTGGTAGAACCTTGCAAATGTGGAATCGCTATCGTCGCACCACAGAATTTACCGAGCCGTATTTACTGCGCTTTTTTGATCAGATTCGTTTTTATGAAGTGAGTCAGGACGAGCTGCTTAAAATCCGTAATGATTTTCCGCTTGGAAAATATCCGCTACGTATTGAGGAGGGCACATTCTCTTTGGCAGCCTATCAACAAATGCTGCAGGAGAAAGAGCCAGAAATCACCGCCCACACGGCAAAGCGAGAACAGGCCTTTGCGGAAGAGCTGGCGCGCTGGCATGCCGATGGTCAATTCCACTATGAAGCCCCAGAAATTGATGACAACGTCGATGTGGTGACCCTGCAAGAGGGAGAGGTACCGGTGGATAGCTCTGTTGCTGGCAGTGTGTGGCAATTATTGGTGAAAGAAGGCGATCTAGTCGAAGCAGGGCAAGCGCTGTTGCTGCTCGAATCAATGAAAATGGAAATTGCTGTTTTTGCCCCGCAAGCCGGTCGCGTTAAAAAATTATTATTACGAGAAGGCGCAAGG